From one Trifolium pratense cultivar HEN17-A07 linkage group LG1, ARS_RC_1.1, whole genome shotgun sequence genomic stretch:
- the LOC123908458 gene encoding DNA topoisomerase 1 alpha-like isoform X3 encodes MSRKFDDDDGPVTFKRSSVSKSTQSHSEVRKSTSHSNDGRSYRKSSDVPSSNGHNSSSQNGKLVPCAKASAVESSVGISKASTSMVYVRSPRGISKFSSFENKKESLLEKKIPVHVNEENKEDSEDEVENMPLSVRMKMNNINAKKATPIVPKKSSENSDDDIPLSSRLSLSKAPKGQQYGSNASVKQERPSTLSVKRPLDKSDSLHFSGKKSKLSDPAQSINAKQISAKSEPKVEEEDDNDDVPLSQRMNKLPTLVDKSSSLKKLTNVTKVNKGATPSFKKKANFKKSGNKSEQFKSTKLPPSSEDGQKKWTTLVHNGIIFPPPYKPHGIKILYKGKPVTLTPEQEEVATLYAVMLDTDYMQKQKFKENFWTDWKKMLGKNHVIQNLEDCDFTPIYDWCQIEKEKKKQMSSKEKKALREEKLKQEEKYMWAIIDGVKEKVGNFRAEPPALFRGRGEHPKMGKLKRRITPNDVVINIGKDAPIPECPIPGESWKEIRHDNTVTWLAYWNDPINPKLFKYIFLGASSSWKGQSDREKYEKARMLKNYIGNIRAAYTKDFASKDITKQQIAVATYFIDKLALRAGNDKDDDEADTVGCCTLKVENVTAEGNNKLKIQSDKRPGDQLFDKLDTTILNNHLKELMPNLTAKFFRTFNASFTLDDMLNKETKDGEDVKANILVYQNANKQVAIICNHQRSVSKSHSGQISKLSEKIEEHKALLKELKIDLDRARKGKPPLKGSDGKNKRNLSPEAIEKKIDQTDAKIEKMQSDMMTKEDLKTVALGTSRINYLDPRITVAWCKRHEVPIEKIFSKTLLEKFAWALDVDPDFRF; translated from the exons ATGTCGCGCAAATTTGATGACGATGATGGGCCAGTAACTTTTAAAAGGAGCTCAGTGTCGAAGAGTACTCAATCGCATTCAGAAGTGAGGAAGTCAACTTCTCATAGTAATGATGGACGGTCATATAGAAAGTCCTCTGATGTGCCTTCATCAAATGGCCACAATTCTAGCTCACAAAATGGTAAGCTTGTCCCATGCGCTAAGGCATCTGCCGTGGAATCTTCTGTGGGTATATCAAAAGCATCAACGTCAATGGTCTATGTGAGGTCCCCTAGAggaatttcaaaattttcatcattcgaaaataaaaaagagtctcttttagaaaagaaaattcCCGTTCATGTTAATGAGGAAAATAAAGAAGATTCTGAGGACGAGGTGGAAAATATGCCATTGAGTGTTAGGATGAAGATGAACAATATCAATGCTAAGAAAGCAACTCCTATTGTTCCAAAGAAATCTTCTGAAAACTCTGATGATGATATTCCCCTGTCATCAAGGCTTTCACTTTCAAAAGCTCCGAAAGGACAGCAATATGGTTCCAATGCTAGTGTTAAACAGGAAAGGCCATCTACATTGTCTGTTAAGAGACCACTGGATAAGAGTGATTCCTTGCATTTTTCTGGCAAGAAGTCAAAACTCTCAGATCCAGCTCAATCAATTAATGCTAAACAAATATCAGCGAAATCTGAGCCGAAGGTTGAGGAGGaagatgataatgatgatgttcCTCTTTCCCAACGAATGAATAAGTTACCCACATTAGTGGATAAATCATCTTCCTTAAAGAAGTTGACAAATGTCACTAAAGTCAATAAGGGTGCTACTCCATCTTTTAAGAAGAAGGCCAATTTCAAAAAATCAGGAAATAAATCAGAACAATTCAAATCTACTAAACTTCCTCCAAGCTCTGAAGATGGGCAGAAAAAATGGACTACTTTGGTTCACAATGGTATCATCTTCCCACCTCCTTACAAGCCCCATGGGATAAAGATTCTCTATAAGGGAAAGCCAGTGACTTTGACCCCTGAACAAGAGGAG GTCGCCACATTGTATGCTGTCATGCTGGATACAGATTACATGCAAAAACAAAAGTTCAAGGAGAATTTTTGGACTGACTGGAAGAAGATGCTGGGAAAAAATCATGTGATTCAGAACTTGGAAGATTGTGACTTTACACCGATTTATGATTGGTGCCAAATtgaaaaggagaagaagaaacaGATGAGTTCAAAG GAGAAGAAGGCCCTAAGGGAAGAGAAACTGAAACAAGAGGAGAAATACATGTGGGCTATTATTGATGGTGTTAAAGAGAAG GTTGGCAATTTTAGAGCTGAACCTCCAGCGTTGTTCCGTGGACGTGGAGAGCATCCCAAG ATGGGCAAACTGAAAAGACGCATCACTCCAAATGATGTCGTAATTAATATTGGAAAGGATGCACCAATCCCTGAATGTCCTATTCCTGGTGAAAG CTGGAAGGAGATAAGACATGATAATACAGTTACTTGGTTAGCCTACTGGAATGATCCAATCAATCCGAAGTTATTCAAATACATATTTCTGGGAGCTAGTAGTTCTTGGAAGGGGCAAAGTGACAGGGAAAAATATGAGAAAGCAAGGATGTTAAAG AATTATATAGGGAACATTAGGGCTGCATATACGAAAGATTTCGCGAGCAAAGATATTACGAAGCAGCAAATAGCTGTTGCTACTTATTTTATTGACAAACTAGCTTTGAGGGCTGGCAATGATAAG GACGACGATGAAGCTGATACAGTTGGTTGTTGCACATTAAAAGTAGAAAATGTGACTGCAGAAGGCAACAACAAGTTGAAG ATTCAATCAG ATAAACGTCCTGGTGATCAACTTTTTGACAAGCTGGATACAACTATATTAAATAATCATTTGAAGGAACTCATGCCCAACCTGACAGCAAAATTCTTCCGTACATTCAATGCATCGTTCACTTTGGATGACATG TTGAATAAGGAAACTAAAGATGGAGAAGATGTTAAAGCAAACATTCTTGTCTATCAAAATGCAAATAAACAG GTTGCAATTATTTGTAATCATCAACGTAGTGTTTCAAAATCTCACAGTGGACAAATTTCGAAGTTGAGTGAAAAGATCGAAGAACATAAG GCTCTTTTGAAGGAGCTGAAAATAGACTTGGACAGGGCAAGAAAAGGAAAGCCGCCTCTAAAGGGTTCGGACGGAAAAAACAAAAGGAACTTGAGTCCTGAAGC GATAGAGAAAAAGATAGATCAAACCGATgcaaaaattgagaaaatgcAAAGTGATATGATGACAAAAGAAGATTTAAAAACTGTGGCACTTGGCACGTCCAGGATAAACTACCTAGATCCCAGGATAACAGTCGCCTGGTGCAAGCGGCACGAAGTTCCTATTGAAAAG ATTTTCAGTAAAACTCTGCTGGAAAAATTTGCTTGGGCATTGGATGTAGATCCTGATTTCAGATTCTGA
- the LOC123908458 gene encoding DNA topoisomerase 1 alpha-like isoform X1: MSRKFDDDDGPVTFKRSSVSKSTQSHSEVRKSTSHSNDGRSYRKSSDVPSSNGHNSSSQNGKLVPCAKASAVESSVGISKASTSMVYVRSPRGISKFSSFENKKESLLEKKIPVHVNEENKEDSEDEVENMPLSVRMKMNNINAKKATPIVPKKSSENSDDDIPLSSRLSLSKAPKGQQYGSNASVKQERPSTLSVKRPLDKSDSLHFSGKKSKLSDPAQSINAKQISAKSEPKVEEEDDNDDVPLSQRMNKLPTLVDKSSSLKKLTNVTKVNKGATPSFKKKANFKKSGNKSEQFKSTKLPPSSEDGQKKWTTLVHNGIIFPPPYKPHGIKILYKGKPVTLTPEQEEVATLYAVMLDTDYMQKQKFKENFWTDWKKMLGKNHVIQNLEDCDFTPIYDWCQIEKEKKKQMSSKEKKALREEKLKQEEKYMWAIIDGVKEKVGNFRAEPPALFRGRGEHPKMGKLKRRITPNDVVINIGKDAPIPECPIPGESWKEIRHDNTVTWLAYWNDPINPKLFKYIFLGASSSWKGQSDREKYEKARMLKNYIGNIRAAYTKDFASKDITKQQIAVATYFIDKLALRAGNDKDDDEADTVGCCTLKVENVTAEGNNKLKFDFLGKDSIRYENTVEVLLPVYNAILKFQKGRKMVLLFDIVLLMSPRPLTLNICFSELSDKRPGDQLFDKLDTTILNNHLKELMPNLTAKFFRTFNASFTLDDMLNKETKDGEDVKANILVYQNANKQVAIICNHQRSVSKSHSGQISKLSEKIEEHKALLKELKIDLDRARKGKPPLKGSDGKNKRNLSPEAIEKKIDQTDAKIEKMQSDMMTKEDLKTVALGTSRINYLDPRITVAWCKRHEVPIEKIFSKTLLEKFAWALDVDPDFRF; encoded by the exons ATGTCGCGCAAATTTGATGACGATGATGGGCCAGTAACTTTTAAAAGGAGCTCAGTGTCGAAGAGTACTCAATCGCATTCAGAAGTGAGGAAGTCAACTTCTCATAGTAATGATGGACGGTCATATAGAAAGTCCTCTGATGTGCCTTCATCAAATGGCCACAATTCTAGCTCACAAAATGGTAAGCTTGTCCCATGCGCTAAGGCATCTGCCGTGGAATCTTCTGTGGGTATATCAAAAGCATCAACGTCAATGGTCTATGTGAGGTCCCCTAGAggaatttcaaaattttcatcattcgaaaataaaaaagagtctcttttagaaaagaaaattcCCGTTCATGTTAATGAGGAAAATAAAGAAGATTCTGAGGACGAGGTGGAAAATATGCCATTGAGTGTTAGGATGAAGATGAACAATATCAATGCTAAGAAAGCAACTCCTATTGTTCCAAAGAAATCTTCTGAAAACTCTGATGATGATATTCCCCTGTCATCAAGGCTTTCACTTTCAAAAGCTCCGAAAGGACAGCAATATGGTTCCAATGCTAGTGTTAAACAGGAAAGGCCATCTACATTGTCTGTTAAGAGACCACTGGATAAGAGTGATTCCTTGCATTTTTCTGGCAAGAAGTCAAAACTCTCAGATCCAGCTCAATCAATTAATGCTAAACAAATATCAGCGAAATCTGAGCCGAAGGTTGAGGAGGaagatgataatgatgatgttcCTCTTTCCCAACGAATGAATAAGTTACCCACATTAGTGGATAAATCATCTTCCTTAAAGAAGTTGACAAATGTCACTAAAGTCAATAAGGGTGCTACTCCATCTTTTAAGAAGAAGGCCAATTTCAAAAAATCAGGAAATAAATCAGAACAATTCAAATCTACTAAACTTCCTCCAAGCTCTGAAGATGGGCAGAAAAAATGGACTACTTTGGTTCACAATGGTATCATCTTCCCACCTCCTTACAAGCCCCATGGGATAAAGATTCTCTATAAGGGAAAGCCAGTGACTTTGACCCCTGAACAAGAGGAG GTCGCCACATTGTATGCTGTCATGCTGGATACAGATTACATGCAAAAACAAAAGTTCAAGGAGAATTTTTGGACTGACTGGAAGAAGATGCTGGGAAAAAATCATGTGATTCAGAACTTGGAAGATTGTGACTTTACACCGATTTATGATTGGTGCCAAATtgaaaaggagaagaagaaacaGATGAGTTCAAAG GAGAAGAAGGCCCTAAGGGAAGAGAAACTGAAACAAGAGGAGAAATACATGTGGGCTATTATTGATGGTGTTAAAGAGAAG GTTGGCAATTTTAGAGCTGAACCTCCAGCGTTGTTCCGTGGACGTGGAGAGCATCCCAAG ATGGGCAAACTGAAAAGACGCATCACTCCAAATGATGTCGTAATTAATATTGGAAAGGATGCACCAATCCCTGAATGTCCTATTCCTGGTGAAAG CTGGAAGGAGATAAGACATGATAATACAGTTACTTGGTTAGCCTACTGGAATGATCCAATCAATCCGAAGTTATTCAAATACATATTTCTGGGAGCTAGTAGTTCTTGGAAGGGGCAAAGTGACAGGGAAAAATATGAGAAAGCAAGGATGTTAAAG AATTATATAGGGAACATTAGGGCTGCATATACGAAAGATTTCGCGAGCAAAGATATTACGAAGCAGCAAATAGCTGTTGCTACTTATTTTATTGACAAACTAGCTTTGAGGGCTGGCAATGATAAG GACGACGATGAAGCTGATACAGTTGGTTGTTGCACATTAAAAGTAGAAAATGTGACTGCAGAAGGCAACAACAAGTTGAAG TTTGACTTCCTTGGTAAAGATTCAATCAGGTATGAAAATACAGTTGAGGTGTTGCTTCCTGTTTATAATGCCATTTTGAAGTTTCAAAAAGGTAGGAAAATGGTTCTACTTTTTGATATAGTATTGCTTATGAGTCCGAGGCCATTAACATTGAATATCTGCTTTTCTGAATTATCAGATAAACGTCCTGGTGATCAACTTTTTGACAAGCTGGATACAACTATATTAAATAATCATTTGAAGGAACTCATGCCCAACCTGACAGCAAAATTCTTCCGTACATTCAATGCATCGTTCACTTTGGATGACATG TTGAATAAGGAAACTAAAGATGGAGAAGATGTTAAAGCAAACATTCTTGTCTATCAAAATGCAAATAAACAG GTTGCAATTATTTGTAATCATCAACGTAGTGTTTCAAAATCTCACAGTGGACAAATTTCGAAGTTGAGTGAAAAGATCGAAGAACATAAG GCTCTTTTGAAGGAGCTGAAAATAGACTTGGACAGGGCAAGAAAAGGAAAGCCGCCTCTAAAGGGTTCGGACGGAAAAAACAAAAGGAACTTGAGTCCTGAAGC GATAGAGAAAAAGATAGATCAAACCGATgcaaaaattgagaaaatgcAAAGTGATATGATGACAAAAGAAGATTTAAAAACTGTGGCACTTGGCACGTCCAGGATAAACTACCTAGATCCCAGGATAACAGTCGCCTGGTGCAAGCGGCACGAAGTTCCTATTGAAAAG ATTTTCAGTAAAACTCTGCTGGAAAAATTTGCTTGGGCATTGGATGTAGATCCTGATTTCAGATTCTGA
- the LOC123908458 gene encoding DNA topoisomerase 1 alpha-like isoform X4 → MPNLTAKFFRTFNASFTLDDMLNKETKDGEDVKANILVYQNANKQVAIICNHQRSVSKSHSGQISKLSEKIEEHKALLKELKIDLDRARKGKPPLKGSDGKNKRNLSPEAIEKKIDQTDAKIEKMQSDMMTKEDLKTVALGTSRINYLDPRITVAWCKRHEVPIEKIFSKTLLEKFAWALDVDPDFRF, encoded by the exons ATGCCCAACCTGACAGCAAAATTCTTCCGTACATTCAATGCATCGTTCACTTTGGATGACATG TTGAATAAGGAAACTAAAGATGGAGAAGATGTTAAAGCAAACATTCTTGTCTATCAAAATGCAAATAAACAG GTTGCAATTATTTGTAATCATCAACGTAGTGTTTCAAAATCTCACAGTGGACAAATTTCGAAGTTGAGTGAAAAGATCGAAGAACATAAG GCTCTTTTGAAGGAGCTGAAAATAGACTTGGACAGGGCAAGAAAAGGAAAGCCGCCTCTAAAGGGTTCGGACGGAAAAAACAAAAGGAACTTGAGTCCTGAAGC GATAGAGAAAAAGATAGATCAAACCGATgcaaaaattgagaaaatgcAAAGTGATATGATGACAAAAGAAGATTTAAAAACTGTGGCACTTGGCACGTCCAGGATAAACTACCTAGATCCCAGGATAACAGTCGCCTGGTGCAAGCGGCACGAAGTTCCTATTGAAAAG ATTTTCAGTAAAACTCTGCTGGAAAAATTTGCTTGGGCATTGGATGTAGATCCTGATTTCAGATTCTGA
- the LOC123908458 gene encoding DNA topoisomerase 1 alpha-like isoform X2: protein MSRKFDDDDGPVTFKRSSVSKSTQSHSEVRKSTSHSNDGRSYRKSSDVPSSNGHNSSSQNGKLVPCAKASAVESSVGISKASTSMVYVRSPRGISKFSSFENKKESLLEKKIPVHVNEENKEDSEDEVENMPLSVRMKMNNINAKKATPIVPKKSSENSDDDIPLSSRLSLSKAPKGQQYGSNASVKQERPSTLSVKRPLDKSDSLHFSGKKSKLSDPAQSINAKQISAKSEPKVEEEDDNDDVPLSQRMNKLPTLVDKSSSLKKLTNVTKVNKGATPSFKKKANFKKSGNKSEQFKSTKLPPSSEDGQKKWTTLVHNGIIFPPPYKPHGIKILYKGKPVTLTPEQEEVATLYAVMLDTDYMQKQKFKENFWTDWKKMLGKNHVIQNLEDCDFTPIYDWCQIEKEKKKQMSSKEKKALREEKLKQEEKYMWAIIDGVKEKVGNFRAEPPALFRGRGEHPKMGKLKRRITPNDVVINIGKDAPIPECPIPGESWKEIRHDNTVTWLAYWNDPINPKLFKYIFLGASSSWKGQSDREKYEKARMLKNYIGNIRAAYTKDFASKDITKQQIAVATYFIDKLALRAGNDKDDDEADTVGCCTLKVENVTAEGNNKLKFDFLGKDSIRYENTVEVLLPVYNAILKFQKDKRPGDQLFDKLDTTILNNHLKELMPNLTAKFFRTFNASFTLDDMLNKETKDGEDVKANILVYQNANKQVAIICNHQRSVSKSHSGQISKLSEKIEEHKALLKELKIDLDRARKGKPPLKGSDGKNKRNLSPEAIEKKIDQTDAKIEKMQSDMMTKEDLKTVALGTSRINYLDPRITVAWCKRHEVPIEKIFSKTLLEKFAWALDVDPDFRF from the exons ATGTCGCGCAAATTTGATGACGATGATGGGCCAGTAACTTTTAAAAGGAGCTCAGTGTCGAAGAGTACTCAATCGCATTCAGAAGTGAGGAAGTCAACTTCTCATAGTAATGATGGACGGTCATATAGAAAGTCCTCTGATGTGCCTTCATCAAATGGCCACAATTCTAGCTCACAAAATGGTAAGCTTGTCCCATGCGCTAAGGCATCTGCCGTGGAATCTTCTGTGGGTATATCAAAAGCATCAACGTCAATGGTCTATGTGAGGTCCCCTAGAggaatttcaaaattttcatcattcgaaaataaaaaagagtctcttttagaaaagaaaattcCCGTTCATGTTAATGAGGAAAATAAAGAAGATTCTGAGGACGAGGTGGAAAATATGCCATTGAGTGTTAGGATGAAGATGAACAATATCAATGCTAAGAAAGCAACTCCTATTGTTCCAAAGAAATCTTCTGAAAACTCTGATGATGATATTCCCCTGTCATCAAGGCTTTCACTTTCAAAAGCTCCGAAAGGACAGCAATATGGTTCCAATGCTAGTGTTAAACAGGAAAGGCCATCTACATTGTCTGTTAAGAGACCACTGGATAAGAGTGATTCCTTGCATTTTTCTGGCAAGAAGTCAAAACTCTCAGATCCAGCTCAATCAATTAATGCTAAACAAATATCAGCGAAATCTGAGCCGAAGGTTGAGGAGGaagatgataatgatgatgttcCTCTTTCCCAACGAATGAATAAGTTACCCACATTAGTGGATAAATCATCTTCCTTAAAGAAGTTGACAAATGTCACTAAAGTCAATAAGGGTGCTACTCCATCTTTTAAGAAGAAGGCCAATTTCAAAAAATCAGGAAATAAATCAGAACAATTCAAATCTACTAAACTTCCTCCAAGCTCTGAAGATGGGCAGAAAAAATGGACTACTTTGGTTCACAATGGTATCATCTTCCCACCTCCTTACAAGCCCCATGGGATAAAGATTCTCTATAAGGGAAAGCCAGTGACTTTGACCCCTGAACAAGAGGAG GTCGCCACATTGTATGCTGTCATGCTGGATACAGATTACATGCAAAAACAAAAGTTCAAGGAGAATTTTTGGACTGACTGGAAGAAGATGCTGGGAAAAAATCATGTGATTCAGAACTTGGAAGATTGTGACTTTACACCGATTTATGATTGGTGCCAAATtgaaaaggagaagaagaaacaGATGAGTTCAAAG GAGAAGAAGGCCCTAAGGGAAGAGAAACTGAAACAAGAGGAGAAATACATGTGGGCTATTATTGATGGTGTTAAAGAGAAG GTTGGCAATTTTAGAGCTGAACCTCCAGCGTTGTTCCGTGGACGTGGAGAGCATCCCAAG ATGGGCAAACTGAAAAGACGCATCACTCCAAATGATGTCGTAATTAATATTGGAAAGGATGCACCAATCCCTGAATGTCCTATTCCTGGTGAAAG CTGGAAGGAGATAAGACATGATAATACAGTTACTTGGTTAGCCTACTGGAATGATCCAATCAATCCGAAGTTATTCAAATACATATTTCTGGGAGCTAGTAGTTCTTGGAAGGGGCAAAGTGACAGGGAAAAATATGAGAAAGCAAGGATGTTAAAG AATTATATAGGGAACATTAGGGCTGCATATACGAAAGATTTCGCGAGCAAAGATATTACGAAGCAGCAAATAGCTGTTGCTACTTATTTTATTGACAAACTAGCTTTGAGGGCTGGCAATGATAAG GACGACGATGAAGCTGATACAGTTGGTTGTTGCACATTAAAAGTAGAAAATGTGACTGCAGAAGGCAACAACAAGTTGAAG TTTGACTTCCTTGGTAAAGATTCAATCAGGTATGAAAATACAGTTGAGGTGTTGCTTCCTGTTTATAATGCCATTTTGAAGTTTCAAAAAG ATAAACGTCCTGGTGATCAACTTTTTGACAAGCTGGATACAACTATATTAAATAATCATTTGAAGGAACTCATGCCCAACCTGACAGCAAAATTCTTCCGTACATTCAATGCATCGTTCACTTTGGATGACATG TTGAATAAGGAAACTAAAGATGGAGAAGATGTTAAAGCAAACATTCTTGTCTATCAAAATGCAAATAAACAG GTTGCAATTATTTGTAATCATCAACGTAGTGTTTCAAAATCTCACAGTGGACAAATTTCGAAGTTGAGTGAAAAGATCGAAGAACATAAG GCTCTTTTGAAGGAGCTGAAAATAGACTTGGACAGGGCAAGAAAAGGAAAGCCGCCTCTAAAGGGTTCGGACGGAAAAAACAAAAGGAACTTGAGTCCTGAAGC GATAGAGAAAAAGATAGATCAAACCGATgcaaaaattgagaaaatgcAAAGTGATATGATGACAAAAGAAGATTTAAAAACTGTGGCACTTGGCACGTCCAGGATAAACTACCTAGATCCCAGGATAACAGTCGCCTGGTGCAAGCGGCACGAAGTTCCTATTGAAAAG ATTTTCAGTAAAACTCTGCTGGAAAAATTTGCTTGGGCATTGGATGTAGATCCTGATTTCAGATTCTGA